The following are encoded in a window of Drosophila simulans strain w501 chromosome 3L, Prin_Dsim_3.1, whole genome shotgun sequence genomic DNA:
- the LOC6738180 gene encoding TRIO and F-actin-binding protein, with protein sequence MKLTVVCLVVSFFLLYYAEQSEACLEVIEKALGLEPCNQGGRKEHKEPHRGGPGPVRSTGRRRRIPRRRETPRPKHHNIRKRKHHRNTRKPRTHVPCTKKKKRTEPPVPPCTCTDSTTRKTNPTCTCTDSTTKKTNPTCTCTESTTPWTEPPVTDISTQKPNPPCTCTDSTTKKTNPTCTCTESTTPWTEPPVTDISTQKPNPPCTCTDSTTKKTNPTCTCRESTTPWTEPPVTDISTQKPNPPCTCTDSTTKKTNPTCTCTESTTPWTEPPVTDISTQKPNPPCTCTDSTTKKTNPTCTCRESTTPWTEPPVTDISTQNPNPPCTCTDSTTQKNTLPPNPPSTEPPCGCSSSHPSGWNPGGPIIPSGSTTTKKPDECSRKPSGWNPDGPIWTIPTPSRTPCGCVSWNPPGWNPGGPCFPPFPGPSGPGPVIPNNAECGFDPQCPQGWNPDSPLIPDPEIPGNFGPGPVIPLSGEKGCGCS encoded by the exons ATGAAACTAACCGTGGTCTGCTTAGTGG TGAGCTTCTTTCTGCTGTACTATGCAGAGCAGAGTGAAGCCTGCCTGGAGGTAATTGAGAAGGCATTGGGTCTCGAACCGTGCAATCAAGGTGGTCGCAAGGAACACAAGGAGCCTCATAGGGGTGGACCAGGACCTGTGAGATCTACTGGGAGGCGCAGGAGAATCCCTAGGAGACGTGAGACACCTAGACCAAAACATCACAATATCAGAAAACGGAAGCATCACAGAAACACAAGGAAGCCTAGAACACACGTTCCTTGTACGAAGAAGAAAAAGAGGACGGAACCACCGGTTCCACCATGCACTTGTACAGATAGCACAACTCGAAAGACCAATCCGACTTGTACTTGTACAGATAGCACTACTAAAAAGACCAATCCGACTTGTACTTGTACAGAAAGCACTACTCCATGGACGGAACCACCGGTTACAGATATTTCTACTCAAAAACCCAATCCTCCATGCACTTGTACAGATAGCACTACTAAAAAGACCAATCCGACTTGTACTTGTACAGAAAGCACTACTCCATGGACGGAACCACCGGTTACAGATATTTCTACTCAAAAACCCAATCCTCCATGCACTTGTACAGATAGCACTACTAAAAAGACCAATCCGACTTGTACTTGTAGAGAAAGCACTACTCCATGGACGGAACCACCGGTTACAGATATTTCTACTCAAAAACCCAATCCTCCATGCACTTGTACAGATAGCACTACTAAAAAGACCAATCCGACTTGTACTTGTACAGAAAGCACTACTCCATGGACGGAACCACCGGTTACAGATATTTCTACTCAAAAACCCAATCCTCCATGCACTTGTACAGATAGCACTACTAAAAAGACCAATCCGACTTGTACTTGTAGAGAAAGCACTACTCCATGGACGGAACCACCGGTTACAGATATTTCTACTCAAAATCCCAATCCACCATGCACTTGTACAGATAGCACAACTCAAAAGAACACTCTTCCACCCAATCCACCAAGCACTGAACCACCATGCGGTTGTAGTAGCTCTCACCCGTCTGGATGGAATCCTGGCGGTCCTATAATCCCAAGCGGTTCAACGACTACCAAGAAACCAGACGAATGCTCGAGAAAACCGTCAGGTTGGAATCCCGACGGTCCGATTTGGACAATACCAACACCTTCTCGAACGCCCTGCGGCTGTGTCTCGTGGAATCCACCAGGTTGGAATCCTGGCGGTCCgtgttttcccccatttcccgGACCTTCCGGACCAGGACCTGTTATTCCCAACAATGCAGAATGCGGATTCGATCCACAATGCCCACAAGGCTGGAATCCCGATAGTCCTCTAATACCCGATCCCGAAATTCCCGGGAACTTTGGACCCGGACCTGTCATTCCCCTCAGTGGAGAAAAAGGATGTGGCTGCTCGTGA
- the LOC6738181 gene encoding uncharacterized protein LOC6738181: MQLTSIICVILFLGIVLINGQSPECRKLRDTCNPCIRRLNNPINNVEFMNEGCREKVRGRYIWKNQTRCDLQVIACGAHKRKLDCLVIAEIAGMPRRT; encoded by the exons atgcaattgacAAGTATTATCTGCGTCATCTTGTTCCTGGGCATTGTACTCATTAATGGACAAAGTCCCGAATGCCGTAAGTTAAGGGACACTTGCAATCCTTGCATCCGAAGACTCAATAATCCCATCAATAATGTGGAGTTCATGAACGAGGGATGCCGTGAGAAAGTCCGTGGTAGATACATCTGGAAGAATCAGACTCGTTGCGATCTTCAAGTGATCGCTTGCGGAG CTCACAAGAGGAAACTGGATTGCTTGGTAATAGCAGAGATTGCTGGGATGCCAAGGCGAACTTAG
- the LOC6738182 gene encoding uncharacterized protein LOC6738182, with translation MSKLLLLLAFCCIFICQVLAQDASGRQFCDRLFADCLREQPTVGTRDDTVDLFNSYCGRNDRNWRKLTRCELVKASCILTMVRCDNASCKNVADSLRS, from the exons ATGTCAAAACTTCTGCTATTGTTGG CTTTCTGCTGCATATTTATATGCCAGGTCCTAGCTCAGGATGCTTCGGGTCGCCAATTTTGCGATCGTTTATTCGCCGACTGTCTTCGTGAACAGCCCACCGTGGGAACTAGAGATGATACCGTGGATCTATTCAATTCATATTGTGGACGAAATGACCGAAACTGGAGGAAATTAACCCGTTGTGAGCTGGTCAAAGCCTCGTGCATAT TAACTATGGTTCGCTGCGATAATGCATCCTGCAAAAATGTTGCCGATAGCCTGCGGTCttaa
- the LOC6738183 gene encoding uncharacterized protein LOC6738183, whose translation MKLTLCFLLILGFVIVHGQSNDCKEIKDICTKCIQRLNDPYNKADFINKECRRKVRGSYVWKDQNLCELQAIACSVPTRAMLCVVIAEVAKMPKVTPRPPG comes from the exons ATGAAGTTGACACTCTGCTTCCTGCTGATCCTGGGCTTTGTGATAGTCCATGGCCAATCGAACGACTGCAAGGAGATAAAGGATATTTGCACGAAATGCATCCAAAGACTTAATGATCCCTATAACAAGGCGGACTTCATAAATAAAGAATGCAGAAGAAAGGTTCGAGGCAGCTATGTATGGAAGGACCAGAATCTTTGCGAACTTCAAGCGATAGCTTGTTCGG TTCCGACACGAGCAATGCTTTGTGTTGTCATCGCCGAAGTTGCCAAAATGCCCAAAGTGACTCCAAGACCTCCAGGATAA
- the LOC6738184 gene encoding uncharacterized protein LOC6738184, with protein MLKLLLSLAIVCLFMAHIQGNPDEANRRHKICIRTYDKCIENEARLGKQDDTSKFFNDYCRRSDSGWSDVSRCDLLRIACLSTVRDCETPTCKNVAHRMRLW; from the exons ATGTTAAAACTTTTGCTGTCATTGG CTATTGTGTGCCTGTTTATGGCTCACATACAAGGCAATCCCGATGAAGCTAACAGGCGTCACAAAATCTGCATTCGCACCTATGATAAGTGCATTGAAAATGAAGCTAGGTTGGGAAAACAGGACGATACCTCCAAGTTCTTTAACGACTACTGTCGCCGTTCGGATTCTGGCTGGTCAGATGTAAGCCGCTGTGATCTTCTGCGAATAGCCTGTTTAT CTACTGTGCGCGATTGCGAAACACCGACTTGCAAGAATGTTGCCCACCGCATGCGTCTGTGGTGA
- the LOC6738185 gene encoding uncharacterized protein LOC6738185, whose protein sequence is MRYLCVFSLTLILCCLSIKAQSLNCTRLRENCRPCTRRLVDPINNLEFINSDCREKLRGRWIWRDVRRCDMQIVACENHETRLDCENVARITGMRRIR, encoded by the exons ATGCGGTATCTGTGCGTTTTTTCCTTAACCCTTATCCTTTGCTGCCTTTCAATAAAGGCTCAGAGCTTAAATTGCACCAGGCTTCGCGAAAATTGTCGTCCTTGTACCCGCCGCTTGGTGGATCCTATTAACAACCTGGAATTCATTAATAGCGATTGTAGGGAAAAACTAAGAGGACGTTGGATTTGGCGGGATGTAAGGCGTTgtgatatgcaaattgttgcgTGCGAAa ATCACGAAACCCGACTGGATTGCGAAAATGTGGCTAGAATAACAGGCATGAGACGGATTCGTTGA
- the LOC6738186 gene encoding uncharacterized protein LOC6738186 encodes MWKIFLLLVLCILQLSHIEAQWSREYCENIYNDCQRFTPRIGRFDETIDSFNRHCRRERRGRWNSVSRCEMEKATCLLIFRRCDDMSCNNIADVLEL; translated from the exons atgtggaaaatattCTTGCTGTTGG ttcttTGTATCCTGCAATTGAGCCACATTGAAGCTCAATGGAGTCGGGAGTACTGTGAGAATATCTATAACGATTGCCAACGATTTACACCCAGAATTGGACGATTCGATGAGACTATAGATTCATTTAATCGTCATTGTCGTCGGGAGCGCAGAGGAAGGTGGAATAGTGTGTCTCGATGTGAAATGGAAAAAGCCACCTGTCTTC tgATTTTTCGACGCTGTGATGATATGTCCTGCAACAACATTGCAGATGTCTTGGAATTGTAA
- the LOC27209361 gene encoding uncharacterized protein LOC27209361, with amino-acid sequence MSIISVLIVFSVFIASEGNYFGDLFKCSDLLLKCQETETIMGKFNRMTNELNHNCSQEIGFKWSNITRCELEATKCLLNQMNAMDANCDNIADVMHL; translated from the exons ATGTCAATCATATCGGTGCTGATTG TTTTCAGTGTTTTTATAGCAAGTGAAGGCAACTATTTTGGGGATTTATTCAAATGCAGTGATTTGCTGCTTAAATGTCAGGAAACTGAAACCATAATGGGAAAGTTCAATAGAATGACAAATGAGCTAAATCATAACTGCAGCCAGGAAATTGGGTTCAAGTGGAGCAATATCACCCGTTGTGAATTGGAAGCCACAAAGTGTTTGT TGAACCAGATGAATGCAATGGACGCGAATTGTGATAATATTGCCGATGTAATGCATCTTTAA